The sequence TCGCAATCCCTGTCAGGCACGCGGGAATGGGCGGGCGCACAATGCGCGCCTCCTCTCCCGGACGCACATCATGAACATTCCTCGCAGACCCTTCGGCAACAGCGGCCTTACGGTCTCCGCGCTCGGCTTCGGTGCCGGCCAGATCGGCGACGAGGCGCTGCCGGAAGACCAGGTCGGGCAGCTGCTCAACCGCGCGCTCGACCTGGGCATCAACCTCTTGGACACGGCGCGCGGCTACGGCGTCTCCGAGGCGCGCATCGGCCGCCACCTCGCACACCGCCGCGGCGAGTTCGTGCTCTCCACCAAGGTGGGCTACGGCATCCCGGGCTACGCGGACTGGACCTACGAGTGCATTCTGGCCGGCATCGACACCGCACTCGGCCTGATGCGCACCGATGTCATCGACATCGTGCACCTGCACTCCTGCCCCCTGCAGGTATTGCAACAGGGCGCTGTCATCGACGCACTCGATCGCGCACGCGAGGCGGGCAAGATCCGTGTCGCCGCCTACTCGGGCGAGAACGCCGAACTCGAATGGGCAGCCACAAGTGGCCGCTTCGGCAGCCTGCAGTGCTCGATGAACCTGTGTGACCAGCGCGCCTTGCGCGGGCCGATCGCCCAGGCTTCGGCACGCGACATCGGCGTGATCGCCAAACGCGCCGTGGCCAACGCACCCTGGCGCTTTGACGAACGCCCTCACGGCCACTACTGCGAGGAGTACTGGCATCGCTGGAAGACCCTGGCGATCGATCCGCAGGGCCTGGACTGGCAGGAGCTGGCGATCCGCTACAGCGCCTTCGCGCCGGGGGTGGGCAGCGCCATCATCGGCACCACGTCGGCGACGCACCTTGAGCGCAACATCGGCTACGTGGCGCGCGGCCCGTTGGACGATGCCCTGCGCGACGAGATCGACGCGGCCTTCCAGCGCCACGACCAGAACTGGACCGGCCAACTCTGAACCCGATCCTGGACCCGCCGGGCGCGGCACGAGGGCAACGCGGCGCGTTCTTGAAATCAGGTTACAGCGCGCGGGTTAAGTGGCCGCCGGACTATATTGAGTCTGGATCATCGTTCTGGGCGGCCCTCGATGACGGCGGAGCAAGGCGATCCAGCCAAGAAGAATGAGAACGGACCCCGCCGCCGATCGCTGCGGGAACTGGCCTTCCGCTGGCCGCGCACGACGGCCGCGATCTGCTTCGCGACACTCGCGCTCATCTTCGTTGTCCTGACCGCCCGCGAGGCCTTCCAGCTTCACGATCTGGCGGTGGACCGGCGACACCGTGAGCTTGAATACCGGGCGCTGGTCATCCAGGACAACCTGACGGCCGGCCTGCGGACGCTCTCGTTCATGCGGGCTACCGCCGAGCACTTCCTGGAACGGCGCCCCTCGGATGCGGAATTTGCCGCCCAGCCCGCCCTGCAGGACGCCTCGCGGCTGCGCGAACAACGGACCTGGTCGATCGAGGTCGAGCGGAACAGCCCGCCGATACAGGGCGTGCAGTCCGAAGTACTCGCCGGCCTACCCGGATTCCAGCGCAGGGAGGACAGTTTTCCTGCCGACCTGCTGCTCGGTGCGCTGATGAGCCGCGCGCTCGGGCAGAGCGTGGCGGAGCATCCCTTTGCCGCGCGCATGGTCTTCGTTTCCAGCAACGGCTTCTTCGTCTCCTACCCGATGGTGCCGGACGAGCGGATCGAAGAACTCCTGAAGATCGCCGCCTTCCGCCCCTACTTCCAGGGCGCGCTCCGGCGGGTCGCGGGGGCAAACCCCTATGTGCTCCCGAGCAGCCCCATGCGCGAAGCGCAAGTCGGACGACAGGTCCTGGCCTTCTCCACGCCGGTGCGCGTGCATGGCACCTTCCGCGGCGCCATGGTCCTGATCGCCCACAAGGTCTATCTGGATCGCCTGCTGCAGTCCGCCTCGGTGTCCAGCCGCGGCGCCCTGCTGCTGAACAAGCGCGGCGAAGTGATCGCAGCGCGCGACAGCGACTCGCCCGTAGATGCAGGCACCTTTTCGATCCTCTACCCGATCGCCCGCTCCGGCCCCTCGCAACCCCAGTACGGGGCGCTCACCTGGCCGGACCACGGCAAGATCCTCTACCGCTGGGTCAACGAGGACTGGCTGCTCGCACAACCCGTCTCCTACTGGGAGCTCTACGGTCCGACCCTGCTGCGCCTCACGCCGCTGGCCATCACCCTTCTGGTGGTCGGCGCCGTCCTGTTCCTCACCACCTTCCGCCTAGCCATGCTGCTCATGCGCCACCAGATCGAGGCGCAGGCCCAATCGCGCGAGCTCGCGTTCAGGGATCCGCTGACCGGGCTGGGCAATCGCCGCTTCCTGCATGAGCACTTCAGCCAGCTCGCCGAGGATTGCCAGCGCAGGAATCTCCCGCTAGCGCTCGCGGTATTCGACGTCGACCACTTCAAGCGCATCAACGACGCCTGGGGCCACGCCAGCGGCGACGCCGTGCTCAAGACGCTGGCGAACACCGCGCTGCGTGTGGTGCGTACCTCCGACGCTGTGGTGCGCCTCGGTGGTGAGGAGTTCGCCCTGCTCCTGCCCGGCGCGACCGCCGAACAGGCCCTGGCAAGTGCCGAGCGCCTGCGGATCGCGCTCGCGGCGGCACGGTGTGCACCCGTTGGCAAGGACGGTTCGCGATTGACCCAGGCCGAACCCCTCCGCTTCACCGCCTCCTTCGGCGTCGCCGAGGCACAGGCGGACCGGAGCTTCGACCTGGACGCGCTCATGGCGATCGCCGATGAACGCCTCTACCGCGCCAAGCAGCGCGGACGTAACTGCGTGGTGGATCACACCTGAACGATCACGCCCGGGCAGGCGCGGCGCACCTGCCGCCCGCCATCTCGCTGCGCCAGCGTGACGCGCTTGTCGGCACACACCATGCGCGCTTGCGCCACGCTCCGGCGGCAACCTAAGCTGCCTGCGCGCCAGCCGGCCCCATTCCCCGCCAAGCCCGGACCGCGCCCCACCCCACCAGGAGCGAACTCATGACGTGGAAAGTGAAGAACCCTTCGTCCTCAATGATCGAGATGGCCTGCGACCTGTTCAACAGGACCAAGGCGTCCGATCTCCCCGCGCCCAGCGGCATGTGGGGCCTGGACGCCGCGGTCTGGAAGGCCCTGATCGATCTCACCTACACCAACTGCAAGGCGCTGGGCATCCCGACCACAAACGGAGGCCTCAAGGGAATGTGCATCTGGGGCTCGGTCGTCACCGCCAAGTTCTATGTGCACAAGTTCGCCTACATCAACTCGCGCGTCATCCGCGTCGAGGGCGTCGGCGATCACTACTTCGTGTCGGTCAAGGGCGCGACGCAGGCAGGCATCTGCGACGTCACCTGCAACCAGTTTGGGGCGCCGGATTTCATTGCCGGCTCCCTCACAGATGTGAAGGGTCAGGCCCAGAAAGTACAGGCCGGCGGCGGGAGCCTGTACGGGGCCTACGCGCTGGGCGCGGGCTCGGATGTCTTCGTGCTCTGAGGACGGGGCCCCCTTGCGGCAGCCCACCTCGGTCGGGGCGCAAAAAAACCCGGGCTGCCCTGCGCCTCTTCGAGCATCCGCCAGCAAGCACTGCGGATCGCTCCGACCCCGGCATGTTGCTCCAGTGAGTGCCGGCTCGCCCGCACCTGGCCGATGTCCCGCTGCATCGCGGCTCCCGCTCGTGCCGGAGTGCGCCTAGTCCTGAACAAACCCTGCGCGTCCAGGCGGCCGGCTTCGTCCGGCCGCATCACCCCAATCCAGCGCCTTCCGACCGCCCTGCGGGCAAACCTCTCCAGCCAATCGATTACTTTCACCTGATTTTGGTCTAAGTTAGGCCTTGCCCAACCAAAGTTGGCACGCCTAGGATGATCGAAGAACCTGCTGCAAAGACGGCGGGCACTGGAGGAGACGAAACCGTGGTTCGCTGGGACGATCTGTCGCCGGCCGAGCTGACTGTGCTCGAGACCATTTTCTGGTCCGCGGGCGTGTCACGCGCGGAGCTGGCGCAACTGACCGATTTTTCGCGCAGCAAGGCCAATGCGGCCGTCGCTGCGCTGATCGAGCGCGGCATGCTCGACGAGACGGGACCGCAGGTTTCGTCTGGCGGGCGCCGGCCCGAAACCCTGCTGCTCTCACGCAACCTCGGGGTGCTGGCGGCCATCGATCTGGGCGCGACGAGCCTGGACGTGGCGCTGATGACGCCCGACCTCACGGTGCTCGCCCATCATTCCGAGCCGGCGGACGTCGGCTCGGGGCCGGGCGTCATCCTCTCGCGGGTCCGCGAGGTGCTGCGCGAGTTGCGCGCCCGCTGCAACATCCGCCGCGAAGAGATCTTCGCGATCGGGATGGGCGCGCCCGGCCCGGTGGAATTCGGCAGCGCCCTCCTGGTGGCGCCGCCGATCATGCCTGGCTGGGAAGGTTTCTCGATCCGCGAGTACCTGCGCGAGGAGTACGCCGCGCCCGCCTACATCGACAACGATGTGAACGTCATGGCGATGGGCGAACTCTGGCGCACCCATCGGCAGGTACCCAACTTCATTGTCGTGAAGATCGGCACCGGGATCGGTTGCGGCATCGTCTGCAACGGGATGATCTATCGCGGCGCCGACGGTTCGGCCGGCGACGTCGGCCATATCTGCGTGGATCCCAACGGCCAGCGCTGCCACTGCGGCAACCAGGGCTGCGTGGAAGTCATGGCCGCGGGCCCTGCCATCGCCCGCATGGGCACCGAGGCCGCGCAGGCGGGCCAGAGCCAGATGCTCGCCGACGTGCTCGCCGACAAGGGCGTGATCACCCCGGAGGAAGTCGGCCAGGCGAGCCGCTCGGGCGACAACGCGGCCAACGCGATCATCAAGCTCGCCGGCACCCTGATCGGCCAGATGCTCGCCTCGGCGGTCAACTTCTTCAATCCCTCGCAGGTGTTCATCTGCGGCGGCATCTCGCGGATCGGCCCGCTCTTCCTCGCGGCGATCCGCCAGAGCGTCTATCACCGCTCGCTCGCACTCTCCACGCGGCATCTGGAGATCCAGTACGCACCGCTGGGTGAACGCGCCGGCATCATCGGCGCGGGCGCGCTGGCCCTGCACGAAACCCTGCGCAACCGCGGGAGGCTTCCATGAGTCTGGCCGTCGAATTCCGCGGTATCAGCAAGAACTTCGGCCCGGTGCGCGTGCTGCACGACGTGAGCTTCGAGCTGCGTCCCGGCCTGGTGGTCGGCCTGCTGGGCGAGAACGGCGCGGGCAAATCCACGCTGATGAAGATCCTCTCCGGCTACGAGCAGGCCACCGAGGGCGGCATCACGATCAACGGTGCGGCGCAGAACTTCGGCAACTCGCGTGATGCCGAGCGCGAAGGCGTGGTCCTGATCCACCAGGAATTCAACCTCGCCGAAGACCTGACCATCGCGCAGAACATCTTCCTCGGCCATGAACGCTCACGCGGCCTGCTGCTCGACGACCGGACGATGAACGCGGCCGCGCAGGACGTGCTCGGCAAGGTGGGGCTGCAAGTACTGGCTACGACCAAGGTGCGCCAGCTCATCGTGGCCGAGAAGCAATTGGTCGAAATCGCCAAGGCGCTCTCGCGCAAAGCGCGCCTCCTGGTGATGGACGAACCCACTGCCACGCTCACACCCAGCGAGACTGAGCGGCTTTTCTCGCTCATCGCCCAGCTCAAGGCGCAGGGCGTGACCGTAGTCTACATCTCGCACAAGCTCGACGAGGTCGAGCAGATCACCGACGAAGTGATCGTGATGCGCGACGGCCGCTTCATCACGCGCGCCGCCACCGCGAGCCTGAGCCGCCAGCAGATGGCCAACCTCATGGTGGGCCGCGACATCTCCGACATGTTCCCCGACAAGGAGCCACCGACCGAGAACGTCGCGCCCCTGCTCGAAGTACGCCATGCGAGCGTGCCGGGCTGGGCGGAGGATGTGAGCTTCACCGTGCGGCCGGGCGAGATCCTCGGTTTCGCGGGCCTGGTCGGCGCGGGTCGCACCGAGCTCTTCGAAGGCCTGCTCGGGCTACGCCCCCGCACGGCCGGCGAGATCCTGCTCGAAGGCCGCGCGATCCAGATCCGCAAGCCGCGGCAGGCAGTGGAGCAAGGCATCGCCTACCTCTCGGAAGACCGCAAGGGCAAGGGCCTGCACACCCAGCTCGGCCTGCGCGAGAACCTCACCCTGGTGGCGCTGGAGCGCTATGCGCATCCCCTGCTCGACCCACGTGCAGAGCGTGCCGCCTTGAAGGAGAAGGTCACCGAGTTCGGCATCCGCACCGGCAGTCTTGCCAACCGCGCCTCTTCGCTGTCGGGTGGCAACCAGCAGAAGCTCGCGCTCGCCAAGTTCCTGCATCCCGCGCCGAAGGTCGTGGTGCTGGACGAGCCGACGCGCGGCGTGGATGTCGGCGCCAAACGCGACATCTATTTCCTGATCCAGCGCCTGGCCCGCGAGGGCCACGGCGTGATCGTCATCTCCTCGGAACTGATCGAACTGATCGGGCTGTGCCACCGCGTGGTGGTGATGCGCGCTGGCCGCATCCAGGGGACCTTGAACGCAGACCAATTGACTGAAGAGGAGCTGATCGCTCATGCAACCGGCACTCATTGAGGCGGACACCAAGATGAACACCGAGGCGGGCAACACGGTCACCACGCAGGAAAGCACGCGCGACTGGGTGCGCCGCCTGCACGGCATCGGCCCCATCGCCGGACTGGTGTTGCTGTGCATCGGCGGCACGCTGCTCAACGGCGACTTCGCCACGGTCGACAACATCCTCAACGTGCTCACCCGCACCGCCTTCATCGGGATCATCGCGGTGGGCATGAGCTTCGTGATCATCTCGGGCGGCATCGACCTTTCGGTGGGCTCCATGGCCGCGCTGATCGCCGGCGCAATGATCCTGATGATGAACGCCATCGCCGAAAGCGTGACTTCGCCCGTGCTCGTGGTGCTGCTGGGCATCGGCTTCGCACTGCTGCTCGGCGCGCTCTTCGGCCTCGCCCACGGGCTCCTGATCACCAAGGGGCGGATCGAGCCCTTCATCGTCACCCTGGGCACGCTGGGCATCTTCCGCGCCTACCTCACCTACTTCGCCAACGGCGGCGCCATCACGCTGGATGGCACGCTCTCCGAGATCTACAGCCCGGTGTACTACGCCAGCATCCTCGGCGTGCCGATCCCGATCTGGGTCTTCCTGGTCGTGGCACTTCTGGGTGGGCTGATCCTCAATCGCACCCGCTACGGCCGCTATGTGCAGGCGATCGGCTCGAACGAACAGGTGGCGCGCTACGCCGCGGTGGACGTGGATCGCATCAAGATCCTCACCTACATGCTGCTGGGCATCTGCGTGGGCATCGCCACCGTGCTCTATGTGCCACGCCTGGGCTCGGCCTCGCCTACCACGGGCCTCCTCTGGGAGCTGGAAGCCATCGCCGCGGTGATCGTCGGTGGCACCGCGCTCAAGGGTGGCGAAGGGCGCATCGCGGGCACGGTGATCGGCGCCATCCTGCTCTCGGTGATCGGCAACATCCTCAACCTCACCAGCATCATCAGCGTGTATCTGAATGCTGCCGTGCAGGGCATCGTCATCATCATCGTCGCCTTCCTGCAGCGCAGCCGGCGATGAGTACCGACACGGCAGCGGACACGCCTCACGGCATGCCTGCTGCCATGGACCCGGCCTCACGAGGCCGCAAGCTCGACAGAAGCAACCCACAACAGACAGCAGCAAGCCAAAGGAGACACAGCTCATGAAGTCCGTTCTTCGTACCCTGGTCGCGTCCTGCGCGATCCTCGGCGCAGCCGCAAGCTTCGCCGCCGACCCCGTCGTCATGGGTGTCTCGATCCCCGCCGCGACCCACGGCTGGACCGGTGGCGTGGTGTATTGGGCCAACCGCACCAAGGGCGAGCTGGAGAAGAAGTATCCCGGCATGAAGGTGATCGTGAAGACTGCTGGCTCCGCCGCTGAACAGGCCAACCAGGTTCAGGATCTGCAGACGGTCAACAAGATCAACACCCTGGTGATCCTGCCCTTCGAATCCGCACCGCTCACGCAACCCGTCGCCCAGGTGAAGAACAAGGGCGTGTTCGTCACCGTGGTGGACCGCGGCCTCACCGACACCAACGCGCAAAGCGCCTACGTCGCTGGCGACAACCCCGGCTTCGGCAAGGTGGCGGGCGAGTACGTCGTCAAGACGCTGGGCGGCAAGGGTGATGTCGTGATCCTGCGCGGCATCCCGACCGTGATCGACAACCAGCGCGTCGATGGCTTCAACGAAGCGCTCAAGGGCAGCGAAGTCAAGGTGCTGGATGCCAAGCACGGCAACTGGAACCGCGACGACGCCTTCAAGGTGATGCAGGATTTCCTAACCCGCTTCAAGCACATCGACGCGGTGTGGGCGTCCGACGACGACATGGCTGTCGGCGTGCAGAAGGCCATCGCCCAGGCCAAGCGCACGGACATCAAGCTCGTGCTCGGCGGCGCCGGTTCCAAGGACTACATCAAGAAGGTCATGGACGGCGACAAGATCGTCAGCGCCGACGTCACCTACTCGCCCAGCATGATCGCCGACGCGATGAACCTCACCGCCGAAGCGCGCGCCGCAGGCAAGGACATGCCGGCCACCACCATCATCCCCTCGGTGCTGATCACCAAGGACAACGCCGCCAAGTACTACCACAAGGATTCGCCGTTCTGATCCTGCCGGCATGAAGACTGGCCCCGGTCATTCGCACCGGGGCCGTTTCCAGATCGCGCCCGCCGCGCCCACGGGGCCGGCGCGATCCGGCAACGGACGCTCAGAACCCGACTGTTCGCAACGGACACGCACGCATCGAGGACACCATGGCTAGACCCGTAACGCTCTTCACGGCCCAGTGGGCCGACCTGCCGCTCGCCCAGATGGCGGAACTCGCCAAGGACATGGGCTATGACGGCCTCGAACTCGCCTGCTGGGGCGACCACTTCAATGTGCAGGAAGCGCTCAAGTCCGAGAGCTACGTACGCGACAAGCGCGCGTTGCTGGAGAAGCATGGGCTGAAGTGCTTCGCCATCGGCAATCACCTGATCGGCCAGGCGGTGTGCGACCTGATCGACGAGCGTCACAAGCCGGTGCTGCCTCCGCATGTGTGGGGCGACGGTGATCCGGAGGGCGTGCGCCAACGCGCGGCCAAGGAGATGCAGGACACCGCGCGCGCTGCGAAGAAGTTCGGCGTGAAGACGGTGACCGGCTTCACCGGCTCCTCGATCTGGCATGCGCAGTACGCCTTCCCGCCGACCTCGCAGGCCTACTGGGACAAGGGCTTCGCTGACTTCGGCGCACGCTGGAAGCCGATCCTCGACGTGTTCGAGAGCGAAGATGTGAACTTCGGCCTGGAGATCCACCCGACCGAGATCGCCTTCGACATCGCCTCGATGCAGCGCGCCTTGCAGGCTGTCGGCAACCACAAGCGCTTCGGCGTGAACTTGGACCCCAGCCACCTCGGCTATCAGGGCGTCGACTATGTGAAGCTCATCCGGACCTTCGCCGACCGCATCTACAACGTGCACATGAAGGACGTGTGGTGGGGCAAGGGTGACGGCTCGGTGGGCGTGTTCGGCGGCCACACCAGCTTCGGCGACGCACGCCGCTACTGGGACTTCCGCAGCGTCGGCCGCGGGATGATCGACTTCGAGGCGATCATCGTCGCGCTCAACGACATCCGCTACGACGGCCCGCTCTCCGTGGAGTGGGAAGACAGCCGCATGGACCGCGTGCATGGCGCGACCGAAAGTGCGGCCTACTGCAAGCGGCTGGACTTCAAGCCTTCGGCACGCGCCTTCGACGCGTCCTTCGAGAAGAAGTAAGCGAGAAAGGAACCCATCGTGCGAAGACTGCGATACGCCATGGTCGGCGGCGGCCGCGACGCCTTCATCGGCGCGGTGCACCGGCGTGCCATGGCCCTGGATGGCCAGATGGAACTCGTCGCCGGTGCCCTCTCCTCCGACCCGGAGAAGGCGCGCGCCTCCGGCCGCGACCTGGGCCTCGCCGACGCCCGTAACCACGGTCGCTGGCAGGACCTGCTCGACGACGAACTCAAGCGCTCCGCTGACGAGCGCATCGACTTCATCAGCATCGTCACGCCCAACCACATGCACTACCCGGTGGCGCTGGCTTTCGCGCAGGCCGGCATCAACGTCGTGTGCGACAAGCCGCTGGTGCACACCAGCACGCAAGCCGAAGACCTCGCCCATGCCGTGCAGCGGACCGGCGCGGTGTTCGCCGTTACCTACAACTACACCGGCTACCCGATGGTGCGGCAAGCGCGCCACATGGTGCAGAGCGGCCAGCTCGGCGAGATCCGCAAGGTCATCGTCGAATACAACCAGGGCTGGCTCGCCACCAAGCTGGAAGGCGGCGACAACAAGCAGGCCGACTGGCGCACCGACCCCAGCCGCAGCGGCATTGCCGGTGCCATCGGGGACATCGGCTCCCACGCCGAGAACCTGGTCGCGACCATCACGGGGCTGGAGATCGAAGCGATCTGCGCCGACCTCACCACCTTCGTGCCGGGTCGCAAGCTGGATGACGACGGCAACCTGCTGCTGCGCTACACCAATGGTGCCCGCGGCGTGTTGATCGCCAGCCAGATCGAGATCGGCGGCGAGAACGATCTGCGCATCCGCATCTTCGGCACGCAGGGCTCGCTCGCCTGGCACCAGGAGGACCCGAACCGCCTGCTGCATGCCTCGCTCACCGATTCACCACGCATCCTCACCCGCGGATCGGGCGGTCTGTGCCCCGCTGCCGTGAAGGCGACGCGCCTGCCTGCCGGTCACCCCGAGGCTTTCCACGAGGCCTTTGCCAACGTCTATCTCGGGGCCGGCGAGGCGATGCGCGCGCGCAGCGAAGACCGCGCCCTCGGTGCGCTCGAAGGTGACTACCCGACGCTCGCCGACGGTGCACGCGGCGTGCGCTTCATCGAACTGACGGTGGAGTCGGCGAAGAGCGAAGCGAAGTGGACGCCCTGGTCCTGACCCGCAGCGTCCACCATGAGGGGACGGCTCCACGCCCTCCCCTCATGCGTACCCAACCATTCATAACTTGGCCCCGGACCGGCGGTTCAGGCATGCACCCGGCGGAAGTACACGAGTAGACATTGCGGATTCCGGTCCGTTTGACCGTCGGTGCCGGTCACCGTTGCCCCTGTGCTTGTCGTGACGGAGCCTCCGGTCCCGGCCAAGAGCGGCCGCTTGGGTTTGCATAAGAACCTTAGCGGCGCACCCCGAAGCGGTCATAGCCATCGCCAGACTGCGGGAGGCCCGGCTCGGCGTAGCTAGCGTTTCTCAATGCCATGCCCGGGAGAACAATTCATCCAAGGCCTGAACGATTCGATCCCCATCTGCAGCTAGCGAGGCGACCTTTTCGCCCAGACTATCCAGGGCCACGGATGAAATCTCTAGCGGGTTTAAGGCGACTGCCACCCCCTCGACCTCAAAGATGCCATTGAGCACAGAGCGAGGCGGCTTGCCCGCGGAGCCTGTCGCTTGAAGCGCGACAAGCGGGATCACGACGCGCCGGCGAGAGCGATCGAAGCGAGCCGACTGAACGATCACCACGTACGGAATCGCCGCTCTTTGCTTACCTAGATTCCGATGGACATCGAACTGACTCATAAAATCTGGTGCTCGTCTGCGAACGAGCCGTGAACGTCCTCAAACCGATTCCAGTACTCCGCAACGGCATCGTCTGCCTGTCGTCGGGCTACCTGATCGTCTCGACGCTGCGCGATGAAGTCCGCGAGCAATTGGTCGACCGTGGCGGACAGGTTGTCGGTCAGTTGCCGTGCCTGCCTGACGGTTTCGTCGGACAGGAGGAGATTGACTGGCCGCTTCGAAGATTGGCTGGTGCTGGTCTTCATGGAAGGCTCCTTCGAGGTTCATGCGCATTGTATGCGCATGAACCCGCGAGGGCCACAGGTCCGCTCTATTCATAGGGCAGATGACTCAGGGCGGCCAGAATGGGGCCTTCCATCAAGGGCCGCTTCCTGGGTCAGAAGTTCGGACCGAGTTGAAGTCTCAGCGTTAAGGGGCTTCAACCTCTCTTCCTGGGTCGTCTTTCTCTATCGAGATGGCTTCTTGAGATGGCCCCACACGACCGAACAACCCCCGACAACTATGCTGGACAGAAGGATTAACGCGCCAACGGGACGTGAGAAATAGATCGCCAGAATGGTGCCGCCGAACGCGCCGCAGAAAGCATAGAAGCTAACTGCAAGGGCTTTACGCGGTTGAGAATATTTTCCGCCGACAGCCTGAACGCAGAAAGAGATCAAGCGCGTCACACCTACTGCAGCGAGCGCCAACAAC is a genomic window of Niveibacterium sp. SC-1 containing:
- a CDS encoding diguanylate cyclase is translated as MTAEQGDPAKKNENGPRRRSLRELAFRWPRTTAAICFATLALIFVVLTAREAFQLHDLAVDRRHRELEYRALVIQDNLTAGLRTLSFMRATAEHFLERRPSDAEFAAQPALQDASRLREQRTWSIEVERNSPPIQGVQSEVLAGLPGFQRREDSFPADLLLGALMSRALGQSVAEHPFAARMVFVSSNGFFVSYPMVPDERIEELLKIAAFRPYFQGALRRVAGANPYVLPSSPMREAQVGRQVLAFSTPVRVHGTFRGAMVLIAHKVYLDRLLQSASVSSRGALLLNKRGEVIAARDSDSPVDAGTFSILYPIARSGPSQPQYGALTWPDHGKILYRWVNEDWLLAQPVSYWELYGPTLLRLTPLAITLLVVGAVLFLTTFRLAMLLMRHQIEAQAQSRELAFRDPLTGLGNRRFLHEHFSQLAEDCQRRNLPLALAVFDVDHFKRINDAWGHASGDAVLKTLANTALRVVRTSDAVVRLGGEEFALLLPGATAEQALASAERLRIALAAARCAPVGKDGSRLTQAEPLRFTASFGVAEAQADRSFDLDALMAIADERLYRAKQRGRNCVVDHT
- a CDS encoding ROK family transcriptional regulator; this translates as MVRWDDLSPAELTVLETIFWSAGVSRAELAQLTDFSRSKANAAVAALIERGMLDETGPQVSSGGRRPETLLLSRNLGVLAAIDLGATSLDVALMTPDLTVLAHHSEPADVGSGPGVILSRVREVLRELRARCNIRREEIFAIGMGAPGPVEFGSALLVAPPIMPGWEGFSIREYLREEYAAPAYIDNDVNVMAMGELWRTHRQVPNFIVVKIGTGIGCGIVCNGMIYRGADGSAGDVGHICVDPNGQRCHCGNQGCVEVMAAGPAIARMGTEAAQAGQSQMLADVLADKGVITPEEVGQASRSGDNAANAIIKLAGTLIGQMLASAVNFFNPSQVFICGGISRIGPLFLAAIRQSVYHRSLALSTRHLEIQYAPLGERAGIIGAGALALHETLRNRGRLP
- a CDS encoding sugar phosphate isomerase/epimerase family protein produces the protein MARPVTLFTAQWADLPLAQMAELAKDMGYDGLELACWGDHFNVQEALKSESYVRDKRALLEKHGLKCFAIGNHLIGQAVCDLIDERHKPVLPPHVWGDGDPEGVRQRAAKEMQDTARAAKKFGVKTVTGFTGSSIWHAQYAFPPTSQAYWDKGFADFGARWKPILDVFESEDVNFGLEIHPTEIAFDIASMQRALQAVGNHKRFGVNLDPSHLGYQGVDYVKLIRTFADRIYNVHMKDVWWGKGDGSVGVFGGHTSFGDARRYWDFRSVGRGMIDFEAIIVALNDIRYDGPLSVEWEDSRMDRVHGATESAAYCKRLDFKPSARAFDASFEKK
- a CDS encoding substrate-binding domain-containing protein; its protein translation is MKSVLRTLVASCAILGAAASFAADPVVMGVSIPAATHGWTGGVVYWANRTKGELEKKYPGMKVIVKTAGSAAEQANQVQDLQTVNKINTLVILPFESAPLTQPVAQVKNKGVFVTVVDRGLTDTNAQSAYVAGDNPGFGKVAGEYVVKTLGGKGDVVILRGIPTVIDNQRVDGFNEALKGSEVKVLDAKHGNWNRDDAFKVMQDFLTRFKHIDAVWASDDDMAVGVQKAIAQAKRTDIKLVLGGAGSKDYIKKVMDGDKIVSADVTYSPSMIADAMNLTAEARAAGKDMPATTIIPSVLITKDNAAKYYHKDSPF
- a CDS encoding ABC transporter permease, with the protein product MQPALIEADTKMNTEAGNTVTTQESTRDWVRRLHGIGPIAGLVLLCIGGTLLNGDFATVDNILNVLTRTAFIGIIAVGMSFVIISGGIDLSVGSMAALIAGAMILMMNAIAESVTSPVLVVLLGIGFALLLGALFGLAHGLLITKGRIEPFIVTLGTLGIFRAYLTYFANGGAITLDGTLSEIYSPVYYASILGVPIPIWVFLVVALLGGLILNRTRYGRYVQAIGSNEQVARYAAVDVDRIKILTYMLLGICVGIATVLYVPRLGSASPTTGLLWELEAIAAVIVGGTALKGGEGRIAGTVIGAILLSVIGNILNLTSIISVYLNAAVQGIVIIIVAFLQRSRR
- a CDS encoding aldo/keto reductase; this encodes MNIPRRPFGNSGLTVSALGFGAGQIGDEALPEDQVGQLLNRALDLGINLLDTARGYGVSEARIGRHLAHRRGEFVLSTKVGYGIPGYADWTYECILAGIDTALGLMRTDVIDIVHLHSCPLQVLQQGAVIDALDRAREAGKIRVAAYSGENAELEWAATSGRFGSLQCSMNLCDQRALRGPIAQASARDIGVIAKRAVANAPWRFDERPHGHYCEEYWHRWKTLAIDPQGLDWQELAIRYSAFAPGVGSAIIGTTSATHLERNIGYVARGPLDDALRDEIDAAFQRHDQNWTGQL
- a CDS encoding sugar ABC transporter ATP-binding protein, which translates into the protein MSLAVEFRGISKNFGPVRVLHDVSFELRPGLVVGLLGENGAGKSTLMKILSGYEQATEGGITINGAAQNFGNSRDAEREGVVLIHQEFNLAEDLTIAQNIFLGHERSRGLLLDDRTMNAAAQDVLGKVGLQVLATTKVRQLIVAEKQLVEIAKALSRKARLLVMDEPTATLTPSETERLFSLIAQLKAQGVTVVYISHKLDEVEQITDEVIVMRDGRFITRAATASLSRQQMANLMVGRDISDMFPDKEPPTENVAPLLEVRHASVPGWAEDVSFTVRPGEILGFAGLVGAGRTELFEGLLGLRPRTAGEILLEGRAIQIRKPRQAVEQGIAYLSEDRKGKGLHTQLGLRENLTLVALERYAHPLLDPRAERAALKEKVTEFGIRTGSLANRASSLSGGNQQKLALAKFLHPAPKVVVLDEPTRGVDVGAKRDIYFLIQRLAREGHGVIVISSELIELIGLCHRVVVMRAGRIQGTLNADQLTEEELIAHATGTH
- a CDS encoding Gfo/Idh/MocA family oxidoreductase — its product is MRRLRYAMVGGGRDAFIGAVHRRAMALDGQMELVAGALSSDPEKARASGRDLGLADARNHGRWQDLLDDELKRSADERIDFISIVTPNHMHYPVALAFAQAGINVVCDKPLVHTSTQAEDLAHAVQRTGAVFAVTYNYTGYPMVRQARHMVQSGQLGEIRKVIVEYNQGWLATKLEGGDNKQADWRTDPSRSGIAGAIGDIGSHAENLVATITGLEIEAICADLTTFVPGRKLDDDGNLLLRYTNGARGVLIASQIEIGGENDLRIRIFGTQGSLAWHQEDPNRLLHASLTDSPRILTRGSGGLCPAAVKATRLPAGHPEAFHEAFANVYLGAGEAMRARSEDRALGALEGDYPTLADGARGVRFIELTVESAKSEAKWTPWS